ATAttaaagtttattcaaatcatgatccccgggggtagggttgggacacaatgggggtgggggtgggggtgaagtttaacataatataaagagaaaaatcattCAACATTTTCTCAGAAACGATATGTAATCAGCAAGGAcaactgaaaattttatatcatGGATCGTTAGAGTATTATTTCTGAAACATGATGTCGTTGTTCAAAGATGGATATATGCTCTTAATTATTCAATACgatttttttctatctttttatgagaaagtacaaaaattattttggttGCAAGTAACACATACTAGAGTTTAAAATTCGGTGTGAATAAATGCAtgcatggtattaataaataataaatcatgtcCAGTAATGTCAtgaagacttttttttaaataacaaatgaaaTTATGGCATGTTTTATTACATTTGTGATGGCTTAAACTATTCTTTATTCTGAAATATATTGATTCGTGAccatataatttgatatatgtACCCACCGccttttctatttctttttatttccttctctcccttttttctctctttatctactgctaaatattgatttattttttgcaagaaaaacACATATCAACACAGTATatagataatttattttttaaaatcaataagatattataatatatatatgtaaaaattttaaatgtatgaaatatgtctgaaatatttttatacgtCTGTGTACATATGTATGTGGATTtatgtgtaataaaaataaaataaattaaaaaagtatcaaatgaaaactgaaagaaattactaaaatattacAGAAAAATAGGCATTCCAGGCTAGCTATCTATGGATTTTCATAGAAAGTATAAAGCCGGAGTGGATATTGCAGCGGTACCTTACTAACAAGGATCTTGTCAGCAATGCATTTGAAAATCATGAGTGTAAGTAGTATTACTTTTTTGCAACTTTTTTTGTCGACAGAAAATAAAGTAAGAGCTGAGATGGCCTAACAGGATTGATTATATTCAATTTTGCTTTTAAGCAACAGAAATTCgaatatgaatattaaataacGTTTCCATTGTCAACCGTGACCGTGCCTTCTCAATCATCAACATGTATATTctaatatttcattgaattccacaattttttcaattggTCTCAACTTTACCGTTATTGGttaattgtttttgtatttttccttagagtaattcattcaaaataaaacaaattaaattggagGCTAAAGATGAATTTATATGGATACTAAAAACCTCTTACATTAAGTATATATGACATACTGCAAACTAGTTAAGggattaatttattaatttctacCAAAATAATactatatcaaataaatttggctgttcatgtttgttttttataaacTGCTTTGCACTCGAGTCATTATGATATTGTGACGTAGGCAAGTTATCCAcgatataaatgaatttgtttgtttcaATCAAATAAGGTATTACAACAAGAATAAATTTCATGTTCTTTTAACTTTATCATGCATAGGCGTTGTTGGTCGTCGTCTTTGTTCTCTTGTCTGAAACTGACGCTTGGTGGGTGTTCGGGGGTGGGAGTAGCAGCCAATGCCCAAGTAGAGGTACagtaaaatgtattataatagctCTTTCCAAAAAGAAACATTTTGGGCAAATGACGATatcataaaacatgtaattcaAAACTTCTTTAGCCATTAAAAGCTTTGAGACCAAGCGCATTGGTTACGAGTTTACAGAACGCTTGGGATTTTACATACActcgttcttttttttttttttatcaaacttgtTCTGCAacgtttatatatacatttatgtttGCGGTTTCCATTAACAAGGTGGGGCAAGCCCATACTACTTTGGTACCACGAACCTGTTTTGTATGGCAGGCAAAAGAGGTGCGCCTGCAAGAGGAACCTGGGCGTTATCCCATCGGTTTATCTACTACAAAGGGTACTATTTTGAATTCCTTAGTAAGTATATACATCATTCTTAAAGTCAACTGACAGTCAAATATATTATTGACTGATCGCCAAAACAGCAATTATTACCATCAGAATTTAAACCGTAATCCCTTTAAGAAATGGTTGGCTAACCATATAAATAGAAACTaatactttatacatgtatatcatatttcttttacactttagaacaacttttgcagtgaacaagtattacatgtaaggtGGCCGACTTTAGTTCTCATTTCATGACGTTATGATTAAAATGTAGTTTTGTAAGACTGGAATTATAAGAAAAGAcgtaaaaaaaaagtgtaaaaaatgTAAGCCTTTGAAATTTTACACACAGAATTATGCTACCCTTAGGGTTATTTTTCTAGATTCTTGAATGAAATTATAGTTCCAATCTATATCTTTAAGACTTTATGTTCCTACCAACATTTGGGACATTCTGAAATCTTGAGATGACTGCATCTAAAAACAAGGTGGTagaatttggggttttttttttacatacatggtAAAGATGAtgaaactaattacatattacaatttgagaaaaatcccaattgtagtatttttctaatttgtttctaTGTGCAGAAAATGGCTATTCCTTAAATATTCCTGTAGTAAATGTACTAGTCCTGcattttgagatgacccctaAAAAGAGCAAGATGGTCGAATTTCTTTAAACTTCGCAAATAACTACAGGTGgtgaaatgattaaaaataaatagatttgTTATTGTACTTCTTACTTACAAAACCCAAATCCTTTTCTGTGGTAGGTATTTCAAAGGCCTCCATATCAACGCAGCGCCAGGCTGCAGGTAGATGTTCTGGTGGCCGAGAAAGCTCGCCGGCTGGGTACAGTGAATTGAGTCTCGAATGTATCAAAGGGTGTGCCAAGAACTATAGGTGTCACTTTGGAACCTACAGTCTTCTGGGCAACAACTGCCACAAATTTGCCAATCGGCTCTCCGAGGTCCTCTGTACCAGAGGCACAAGTTGTCCTTCCTGGTGCCAGGGTAGCTGTAACGACGCCGTGTATGGCTAGATCATGATTTACGGTGCTGTTAAACAATAAAGCAGAGTTTTAAAGCAGTCATTTTATGCCTTTCTTCGTTCATTTCAAGTAAATACTATAGTACCAAAATCTGATGGCCACCCATAATCATCATTTTCCATCGCATTCCGAAATCTGGtacattttgataaacaaaGAAGCAAGGCATTCTTAGTTATTGGTATATGGCCATGTTTCAGTTGTAACAGAAACTAATGATGGAAACATAACAATTTAAGTTTATCcattgaaaaaatacaattgaCTGCGATAGTGTGAGGTATCTACAGTAGAATTTGCAAAGCAAAATATTATGAGTaaaggaaaatttaaagaaagttATCTCTGTAACTACACGgtatttcttttcaaatatgCAACATTGTCCTTAccttttatacaatataaattgAAACTGATTCTCCGCAAAACGAACGTATGCATTATGTTggagttttcaaaaataagatCTAGAGATTTTCTGTCTTTAGATATTTCACTAcatcttttttaacatttgacaGGTTTGTAACATATTCTATAGTTTCtttgtgacatgtacaaaataaaatctttgaGAGAGTAATAGACGTTTAgtataaaatcatgcaaatatatagaaaatgtctgaataTTTTGAAGCCAAACTTTGCTAGAAATTTACCTTTGAAaccatatatctaaaattttacatctctgacccccatgttttattatgtcgaaatgatactgaatacatatccatggaaactggattaatcttataaaactCTTGACATTCAAAACGTTTTTATtccaaatcaaattgtaactattataaaaaaaatttctattttgAGTGCAAAAAGATCACAAAAGAATGTATGCAGCTtcgtacaatttttttccataattcCTCTATTCATTGTGACCATCGTGcatgattaaaaacaatatttgaagaaataaatttgcttaatcaaaaatactgacaacacatcctaatcaggctgaaattgcattttaggtgcaaaaaggtcaaattataTAGGTCATAACTCAGAGGGTTTAatactgaccccccccccccattatctttgtattgtTTAAAGTATGTTTTATCTACAGATTCCAATGAAATACTTCTCAcgaaattcttgatacaacaaCCTTGAGGAGTGTGATACCTTAAATAAGTAAATTAAAATAAGACTTAAACACATTACCATTAATACATACATTCAACATTACGGTTTAGTAATTGTCGATTGCTGTTTTGATGAAAGCTTCAAAGCATGTTTTACAAAAGTCAACAAATTTCAATGAACTACTTCTCAAGATattcttgatacaagaacattGAGGAATGGGATACCTTAAATGAGTAAATTAAAATAAGACTTAAACACATTACCATATAAGTGCCTATTCAAGTATTTAAGACTACCCAAAAGGAGACATAAGCGAGCGAACATCCTTCTTCCGTAAAACTGAACTACTATAAATCTGTTCTACTTCACAAGCGTCAGATTCACATTGGGATTTGGAAAGATgcagtgttttgcttttttggTAAGTATACGTAACACTAAGAAGAGCATGTCGATATGATAATTTTTCGTCTTTTGAAATAATTACAGTGTAGCAAGATGGTGGAATAAACAGAATACTACTAGTATTTTTCTGGTTAGATAGTTTTTATTAGTACaacaattgtttattatatatttctttgggGAAGGGGAGGGTAAAAAGTGCCTAATAGTATGTTACATTGTACTTTAACTTgtaaattttatgtttatttatttgccATTGAAATATCctatttacacatttttttttagattttttataaaaccatACTAAGTagtgaagaagaaaatttttgtcGTTATCGTGAAGTTTGTATTTATTATCACTGGCCCCTGTTCTATTTTTGTAGGCATTGGTGGTTGTTGCCCTTGTTCTGGTGGGTCAAACCGACGCTTGGTGGCTGGTCGGGAGGAATGGAAACAACAACCAATGCCCCAGTAGAGGTACACGGTATAGATGttcgagtaaaaaaaaaaactatttcgtCTAATCATCGGTTTTATCTTGAATAATttctatatttgaatttcaatctttgacattgtagcATTTTTAGTAAAAATCTAGAATTCCAGTAATACAGAGTAGTTTTCTTAATTAGTGGTCTCAAAACGAAATTGTACCAAATCGGTGCGTATTTTTATACCATAATTCAGTGGTTGTCATAGTTCGGGGATAGAATACAACAACActgaaaaatattattatagtcAAATGCAATCACAATAGTAAAAAACAACCATAAATTATTTTAGACCCCAGTTAATGTTAATGTTGCAAACTTAATTTTGCGAATAATACAAAACACAAAAGTGTACAAAATACTTTTTTCTTGCTAAATTCACGGTTTTTGGGTTTTATTTATTTGCcatcataacttttttttctataataagAAACGGCCACTCCTTATTACTTCGGCACGACGGACCTATCCTGTATGCACAGAAATATAAGGGGAAAGCGATCTGCGCCATCTAGAGGTACCCTGGAGTGGGTGCATCGATTCATCTTCTACAAAGGGTACTACTTCGAGTTCTTCGGTAAGTATAACACTGTCGCTGAAAAGGACGGAAAAGCATATCTCCTAGTCATTTCAGAAGCCAGAGTTGCTGTCATGCAAGCAGAAACCATTCTTATTTTGGGACACTTTATACaagtgaataaaaaaatgacaaactACCGTAAAATTTTGGTGTCCAAAAGGCTAATATCTCGTATGCTAGGCAGATCTACGAAATCaagtgtttatcaaaataaataaataaatatgtaaagaaCTCGTATGGCTTAAGCAATTGCTCATGAATAAACGCATCTTCAAAGCTTTGCCTTTTCCAAGTTCAACTGAtactacaaaaattaatgaaaccactgTTCCATTAATATTTCGAAGTGGTTTCATAGTTCCAGTAActtctatactactatattaaaataatagactcgaattatTGGGCTTTAATACGGAGAAATCGGAAAAGtattgtatttcgttttatatattttaaacatcattggaacttgaagattaccaattttattttattttttcttaatcaagcttcgctaattaattatcaacaaaaatttctttaaaaaatccggaaatgatctggattttttggattttacaattatgcgcatgcgcattacattctcgctaaatcacgggaggctctttaagTTTCCACAACATTACATTTGCATGGATGAACTTaaaaacgatattacaaatacgtgtaaattttgtcattttgtcatttattttgttcatcaaaggaaatacgggggattactctaactcagtgcgtttaatatgaaaaatcctgagagttccgaatgtcatcatggtgtgtaaaaaacgttggtaaaaatgttgaattgttcattaatatgaattaaatttttagatgaaaggtatttacagcctcaaaatggttttttataaacaatttaactGTTACTTTCAATGCATTAATTTACTctaaaatcgtttcggagcgattctgcaattttttgctacattacgggtatatgggaggcattttaactgtggtgaaggcctttcccgagacacagttagataattctaactaagcagagtgtagtaaaattaatagcattattggaggcttaaagcttggttgtgtaaatgtcaacaatacggtgtgtcgatgtatctatttcgtaaatatcCGATTTCACATGCAATGTCGACACGTGCTCacacacgggtcaaagtctagtattttttaaagtattttatattGATATCTCGAATCTTTGAATATCTCGATTCTTGGTCTAATGGCGTTCGTTGTCTTGATTGTACAGTAACTACAAAACGCTTGAACAGCTACACACATAAAATGTGACtgaatttgaattgaaatatttccaTAAAATTAATTCGATGTTATATAtgcaaaatatcaacaaaacatTTTGTACGAATGATATTAACGctgttttttcaaaatgttcatagACAACTCGAAGGCGTACATCTCAACACAGCGTCAATTCGCAAACGTCTGTCCCGGGGGTCCGGAATCCTCTCCCGCCGGATACAGTGAGCTAGATATCGACTGCATCAAGGGGTGTGCCAGGAACTATCGGTGTCACTTCGGAAGCTACAGTCTCCTGGGCAACAACTGCCACCACTTTACCAATGAAATCTCCCGGGTCCTCTGTACTAGTGGACAGAGTTGTCCCGCCTGGTGCCTCGATGACTGTAACCACGCGGTGGAGAGAAATTAACTTACGGTCTATAATGATAACACGGGATGAGAGCATGCGATtatcaaatcatcatttttctGACTCGTGGTTAAGTCAATTTTGAGAATAAAATTAagtattaataatattgatgttcTCATGCGACGACCACCCTCCCCCCTCGGAAGAATTCCCATAGTACGAAAATTACGAAAATAGGTAGCGCATTGCTTTTGTCACTCACGAAATAATATTCTCCCTCTTTGTTAATGACTGTGAACTACATTTGATTTGTACATCTTcagaattaaattttcttaataatgcTGCTGACGGTCACAGAAAACTACTTGGCCCTTGTGATATACTTCACTTACATAAGTACTTGACAGAGACACACTTTTTCACGAGGAAGTTCTTATCGAAATCTGATACACAAAAACAGACCTATCTAAGGATTATTGGTATTTGTTTTTATGACTacttggtgttttttttttcacaaacacAAAACTGTTTTCCCCAAGCTTTGCTAAATTGTGGCTGCGAaacatttggtttttttttgtaaggtTCAAATTTTCTTGCAATGAGTGGCCATACTGACCTTTTATCTTGTCCAAATTTAAACAGTTATAGGAAATAGGGAGAGGGAGTCGCTGGTTTGAGCCCCATTGTGATCACTTGTGTTCTATATACACGGGCCTTCATTCTTCATTAAATTTGCTTGTTAAGTGTTCCGTTGaagatatttcatttttccattttccAAAGTAtagttcaatttaaaaaaaatcaggacaCCTCATATGAATTTTCTGTACATAAAACCAAAGCCATTGTAcatgaaatataaagaaaaactcTTTTGaagtatttgttttttaataattttttttaattcttaaactAAACACGTGTCAAATATTTGGTAGCGGACTCCACCGAGCGTTCTATAAGATTTCACACAGCATTCGAACCAGGGACCAGAGGGGGTAGAGATCGCCCCGAGGCCCTTCTTGACCAAATTACACAGCACCGACTCTGTGAACATTTCTACTGGAGTGATGTCTTGGAAAAATGTCACctgatacaaaaaaaaataaggatatTGCATTAAATGCTGTCGTAAAAACAGCGACTTTAAAACCACTGACACTGCTCACGTACAATAACTTAAATTATGTTAGCATTGACATATACTAACATGATTTACttccaaaatttgttttactttttagatgcacagtacatgtacatgtatgttgaagtACACGTGTATCAataaagtcaatttttaaatagtttgttctttttaaagcccatgggtttttttccttaagttatttttcaaaaattttatggaCACGAAAGCAAAATAAACTGGTCTCCATGGGAAGGAATAATTATATTGTATAGCCAGTCAGCAGTTAAGCATACAATGTATGCAGTTTGAATTTAACCATTGTCAGAAAATGCTggtacatgaatatatatgctTACTGCATCTCTCCTCCAAACATTTGCCACTAATTCCCCTGTACTGTCACTCAACAGAAATCTCATCATAAAGATATACTCCATTTCACATTGTGAATCTGAAATACACAAAGGCATATCTATTCTGTACATTTTCTATTCTTTTCTACACCTTTTGAACaatcaattttactttttcttttttttctgtgcAGGTTTCAATACTTTCTGTGCTAATATTTCTGTAGTAATACAAAAcaacagattttattttaacttagttataatttgatttttcatttaaatttttccCCAACATATACTGCGAAACATTAGGATCTCAGTTTTAGAAATAAATCTATCCAAAAGACAAAGAGGTGGTCAGTACATGGAATCGGTCCATGCAAATATTCTCAACCTTCCttaattaatgtttacaatttaacctacatgtatatgaagtaAAATTGTGTAAAACTCTTTGTTTTGGGGTGAAATTTTAATGTAAACTAAAGTGGTCACTTCTCCAACCCTCATTTAACAAAACTTAAGCTCCTGACAAAGTAAAACTTGAGAATTATGTATCAACAAAGGTCAAAACAAGATTTGAAGAATTTGTACCTTTGCTACATTCTGGACAGAAGTAATGATTTATATGTCTGCTGTTTCGGCTGATCTTCAGGTCTTTTGcactaaaaaataaatacatgtatgcatagctATGATGAAAATAACTACTAtacttttgaagaaaaaaaaattcaaatttgacGAAACTTTGAAAaacttacatatttttattgttaggGACATCACAcctgcataaaaaaaaaatacatttactaGTAGCTATATTCACTTGGAATTGTACAGTATTTGGTATTTGCACGAGTCATGACAGAATGCTAGAAAGGTCCCACAGGTGGAAGAATACCAGGAATAATGGAGGCTGTATTCCATTACCAAATTGACACAAGAACCAAAAAGAATTCATTCATCAGCAAGgtcaaaaaaatcatttatctgAAGTTGTATAGCAAAGAACATATTTTCCACAAACCGTAAAgaagtaatctatgattacagATTACATTATTTCAGATAAAAAGTAATAATTTATTAAGTAGAAAATAAATGgaaatacatgttcatgtatataccggtatttttaaaatgcaatattaATGACAAGAAAAATTTAGAACATACGTACTAATGAATATACATGAAAGACTTATAGTTCAATTCGAGTTTTTAATTTCACCATGTTTgcatattgaataatttttcaCAGATATAAAGCTATAAAGCAGAGTAATATCTTACAAATAGTCGCATTCCGTGCAGTAAAGTTTACAGATGTCAGATGGTTGACTAAACCTCGGGAAATACTCCAACACTCTAGCGAGAATCCGGAATTTGTACGGAACTTTATGAGTCAGTACATCCTTTATCTTTGTGCACTGAACATGGGGATGGTTCAAAACAACTACAAAATCAACAATTACTGAGTCCTTACCGTTTATAATGGCTtttttaattctgttatttatacatgttttcataCACACATtctttacattgtatttcaaaTCTATCAGATCTTGGTCAGGGTTACCCGAAAAGACTTGCAAGCATATATTTTTGATTGGGAAAACAAATAAATGTGGTTATCTCTCATTGTGTGAATAAGTGCTATAtaatattaaaggggcatggtcaagattttgatcaaattttttttcctgtttttattatttacaatgttttaggaatgcatttctgatgatcaaatgaaatttgggtgccagttgatgagttttaagcaagatacagggctcataattcttcgtcatgtaaacaaggctcgtgccctgtttttgttttcataggttcaatataccagtaaaaatatctttttcatgCTAATTTGTCT
This is a stretch of genomic DNA from Crassostrea angulata isolate pt1a10 chromosome 4, ASM2561291v2, whole genome shotgun sequence. It encodes these proteins:
- the LOC128181767 gene encoding uncharacterized protein LOC128181767 isoform X1, producing MQCFAFLALVVVALVLVGQTDAWWLVGRNGNNNQCPSRETATPYYFGTTDLSCMHRNIRGKRSAPSRGTLEWVHRFIFYKGYYFEFFDNSKAYISTQRQFANVCPGGPESSPAGYSELDIDCIKGCARNYRCHFGSYSLLGNNCHHFTNEISRVLCTSGQSCPAWCLDDCNHAVERN
- the LOC128181767 gene encoding uncharacterized protein LOC128181767 isoform X2: MQWHWWLLPLFWWVKPTLGGWSGGMETTTNAPVEVHETATPYYFGTTDLSCMHRNIRGKRSAPSRGTLEWVHRFIFYKGYYFEFFDNSKAYISTQRQFANVCPGGPESSPAGYSELDIDCIKGCARNYRCHFGSYSLLGNNCHHFTNEISRVLCTSGQSCPAWCLDDCNHAVERN
- the LOC128182359 gene encoding uncharacterized protein LOC128182359 → MHLKIMSALLVVVFVLLSETDAWWVFGGGSSSQCPSRGGASPYYFGTTNLFCMAGKRGAPARGTWALSHRFIYYKGYYFEFLSISKASISTQRQAAGRCSGGRESSPAGYSELSLECIKGCAKNYRCHFGTYSLLGNNCHKFANRLSEVLCTRGTSCPSWCQGSCNDAVYG